The Methanobrevibacter sp. DNA window CAGTTAAAGATGAAGGAAACGTAATCGCACAAGAAAAGATGAATCAAGTATTTGAAGTGACCTCCAGAGAATGGAGAGGATTTCCTAAAATACCAAACTCAATCTTAGAAATTAAAGATGAATTCAGTGAATTTAATGCTCGTGAAAAATATGATATTGAAGTAAAAGATGTTAACGAAGCACCAAAAGGCTGTATCTGCGGACCTATTTTAAGAGGACTTGCAAGACCAGAAGACTGTAAGTTATTTAGAAAAGCATGTAACCCATTGCACCCTATCGGAGCTTGTATGGTAAGTAAAGAAGGAACATGTAACATCGCACACAGATATTCAAGAGGATAACATGACAATTGAAGCAATTGCAGTAGATATTGACGGAACAATTACTGATGAAAAAAGACAAATCTGCATCTCTGCTATTGAAGCATTAAGAAAAGCAGAAGCGAAAGGAATCCCAACAATTATCGTAACAGGAAATGTTGTAAACTACGCTTATGCAACTGAAGTCTTGATTGGTTGTAGTGGTGGACTTGTAGCGGAAAACGGCGGCGTTGTCTTCAAAGAAGGGGAAAACAATAATGCTGTTGAAACATTAGTAGAAAGAGGATTTGTAACCTCTGCTGAAGAACACCTAAAAGACAAATTAGGTGATAACTTCGATAAACATGCATCTCACGACAATATGTACAGATTAACAGAAACTGTATTTTATAAAACACTTGCTCGTGAAGAGTTAGAAGATGCATTAAAAGATTTTAAATATTTGGACCAACTCGAAATTTATGACAGTGGTTTTGCATTGCACATTACCGACAAACGTATCAATAAAGGAACTTCACTCAAATATCTATGTGAAAGAAATGGAATAAACATGGAAAACGTTATGGCCATTGGAGATAGTCAAAATGATGAAGATTTCTTGAAAGAAGCAGGATACAAAATAGCTGTTGGAAATGCAGAAGATAAGTTAAAAGAAATAAGTACCTACACCTGTGAAAACATGTTTGGTGATGGAGTAGCAGAAGCTATTGAAAAATTTGCATTATAGGGATAAAATGATATATGAAATAGCACAAGAAGCAAAAAAAGCAATAGAAAATGATTGCGATGCTTATGAGATATACATTGATGAATCAAAATCCATAGAACTTGACTCCAGAAAAGAGGAATTGAATTTTGCAAAAGAGGAAATTGATTGTGGAGTTGGGATCAGAGTAATTAAAGATAACAAAATTGGTTTTGCATTCACTTCAAACATGGATAAAATAGCTGAAACTGCAAAACAATCAATTGAAAACACTAAACTTAACAAAGTTGATGAAAATTATACATTTGCAGAAATTGAAGATGTCCCAACTGTTAAACAGGTATATGACAAAAAGTTTAATGAATTGAGTCTTGATGAATCTATTGAATTTTTAAAGAATACAATAGACACAACACTTGATCAAGGATGTGACATAACCGGATCAGGATTTTCAGCAAGTGAAGGAAGATCACTTATTCTAAATTCAAACGGAGTTTCAATTGAAGATGAAGGCACTGGGTTTGGCATTGGTTTATCTGTAACTATGCAAAAAGACGGTAAAATCGCAACAGCATACAATTCACAATCCTCAAGATTCTTTGATTTGGATGGTGAAAAATTAGCGATTGAAGTATGTAATCTTGCTAAAAGTTCACTTGACACCAAACCTGTTGAAACAAATGATTATGATGTAGTTCTTGATTATTATGCTGCAACTGGTCTTTTACAGACTTTCATGAGTGCATTCAATGGAGAAAATGTTATGAGAGGAAGATCCATTTTGAAAGATAAAATGGGCTCAGAAATAGCAAATCCTAACTTAACAATTATCGACAATCCACTTTTGGAAAAAGGAATGTACACCTCAAAATGTGACGGAGAAGGTAGTGTAAGTCAAAAAACTGATTTAATTAAAGATGGAACATTAAACTCATTCATTTATGATATTTATACTGCAAATAAAGCAGGAGTTGAAACAACTTCAAACGGACTTAGAGGTTCTTATTTAACAACACCCATGATTTCGCCTACAAACCTTGAATTTAAATTTAAAGACATGAAAGAACTGTCTGAAATCAAAAAAGGTGTTTTGACAACCAGTGTTTTAGGAGCACACACTGCAAATCCTATTTCTGGAGATTTCTCAGTTGAAGCAAGTAATGCATTCAAAATAGAAAATGGTGAATTAACTGATCCTATAAATAAAGCTATGATTTCAGGAAATATATTTGAAATTATGAAAAAAGTAGAAGGCCTGCAATCCGAAATAAAACAATACGGATCATTCATTATTCCTAAATTGTTAGTTCACGATTTAAGAGTTGTCGGACAGAACTAATAAAAAAAAGAGTGTGGAAAAATTAAATCTTTTTTAATTTTTCTCTATATCTATTAATTGTGGATTCAGAATAGTCAATAGACAAATAATCTGATGTTAATTTTTTATTATCATCAAATTCTTTAATTTTACTATCCATGATTTTATCAATTTCTTTATCTAATTTTCTAATTTGATTTTCAAAAGAATATTCTGATTTTCTAATATCAATGTTGCTTTTGCGAGAAATCTTTTCAAGTTCTTTATCAACATCAAATTCTTCTTTTTTAGGCATATAAACACCTACATTTCGATAATTGGTAATTGAATCTCAGTAATATAATCTTTTTCATTGTCACAATTGTGGACATTTTTAACTAAAACTTCTTTAGGTGATCCAATAATATCATAATGATTTTCTTGAGCAATATCAACCAACTTTTCATATGTTTCCATGATATTGTCAACAGGACCATAATGACGGCCAGATAAAACTTTGTTGGAAATCATGTCAACAACACGAATCCTATCAGTTTCATTAGCATCCTCTTTAATTGGAATACTTACATCATATACTGCATCGCCTTCATTGACTTGATGTCTTGGTGAGAAGTAGACAATGAATGGTTCACCATCAGTTTTAATATCTTCTGCATCAATCCAACCCATTAACATTGAAAGGAAAATTTCTAAATCAGTAATTGGAGTTTTACAATTAATAACAGCTAATTTTTGTTCTGGAATTACTTTAACTTCACTTTCCATTTTTACACCTTTTATAATACTTTATAATATTTAATTAAATAAATAAACTTCGACTTCTTCGCCTTCATCTAAAAGTTCAACAGATTTTGGAACTTTAACATAACCATCTGCTGTTGAAAGTGAAAAAATTGCTCCAGAATCTTTGAAGATCGGATGAATATCTTCACCATCCACTTTAACAAGCTGATATTGCATTCTTCCAACAGGAGAGTGTATCCTTCTAGTCATTTTACCTTTAACAGTATCAAGTTCAAAGTCCTTATCAATACCCGCTAATTTAGTCAATGGTTCTGCAACAAATGCATTGAATATCATTAAAGCGGAAACAGGATTTCCAGGAAGACCAATAACCAATTTATCTTCAATTACACCAACAATAGTAGGTTTACCTGGCTGAACTGAAATACCATGAATGTAAACTTCACCCAATTCTTCTAAAACACTGTTTAAAACATCTCCAAGACCAGCAGAGGTTCCACCAGAACAAAGTACAATATCCACTTCTTTTAAAACATCAGTTAATTTTTGTTTAACTTCATCATAGTTATCTCTCATAATGCCTAAAAAATGAGCATCCGCACCACAGGAAATAGCTGCGTTCTTAATCATACCACCATTGACATCATAGATTTTACCATAACTTAATTCCTCTCCTTGAAGAGTGATCTCATTTCCAGAGGAAATTACTCCCAAACTAGGTTTTTTATAAACTTCAATAGTTTCAAAACCTTGTGAAAGCAATACTCCAATTTTACCAGGATTTAGGAAATCTCCTTTTTTAAGAATTAACTTACCTTCTTCAATATCTGATCCTTTACGAGCAACATCCTGTGAAGGAGTAGCAGTAGTCAGTAAATTAACTTCACCATCCAATTTTTCAGCATACTCCACCATTACAACAGATTCCGCCCCTTCAGGCATTGCAGCACCAGTACTGATTTCAATACATTTTCCTTTTTCCACTTTCTTATCAGTTGTTGCACCTGCTTCTAGAAAGTCAACAACTTCCAAGGTTTTAGGATTTTCTTCTGATGCCCCAAAACTGTCTTCAGCAAGTATTGCAAATCCATCTTTTAAAGCCTTGTTGAATGGAGGAAAATCCATTCTTGAATAAACATCCTCAAATAAAATTCTTCCATATGCTTCTGTAACAAGAATTTCTTCACTTTCTTGAGTTAATTTTTCATTGAATAAATTTTGAATAATATCAGTAGCTTCATCACATTCTTTAATTTTTAAAAATTCAGTTCCCATAA harbors:
- a CDS encoding molybdopterin-binding protein, with amino-acid sequence MGTEFLKIKECDEATDIIQNLFNEKLTQESEEILVTEAYGRILFEDVYSRMDFPPFNKALKDGFAILAEDSFGASEENPKTLEVVDFLEAGATTDKKVEKGKCIEISTGAAMPEGAESVVMVEYAEKLDGEVNLLTTATPSQDVARKGSDIEEGKLILKKGDFLNPGKIGVLLSQGFETIEVYKKPSLGVISSGNEITLQGEELSYGKIYDVNGGMIKNAAISCGADAHFLGIMRDNYDEVKQKLTDVLKEVDIVLCSGGTSAGLGDVLNSVLEELGEVYIHGISVQPGKPTIVGVIEDKLVIGLPGNPVSALMIFNAFVAEPLTKLAGIDKDFELDTVKGKMTRRIHSPVGRMQYQLVKVDGEDIHPIFKDSGAIFSLSTADGYVKVPKSVELLDEGEEVEVYLFN
- a CDS encoding phosphoglycolate phosphatase, with amino-acid sequence MTIEAIAVDIDGTITDEKRQICISAIEALRKAEAKGIPTIIVTGNVVNYAYATEVLIGCSGGLVAENGGVVFKEGENNNAVETLVERGFVTSAEEHLKDKLGDNFDKHASHDNMYRLTETVFYKTLAREELEDALKDFKYLDQLEIYDSGFALHITDKRINKGTSLKYLCERNGINMENVMAIGDSQNDEDFLKEAGYKIAVGNAEDKLKEISTYTCENMFGDGVAEAIEKFAL
- a CDS encoding TldD/PmbA family protein codes for the protein MIYEIAQEAKKAIENDCDAYEIYIDESKSIELDSRKEELNFAKEEIDCGVGIRVIKDNKIGFAFTSNMDKIAETAKQSIENTKLNKVDENYTFAEIEDVPTVKQVYDKKFNELSLDESIEFLKNTIDTTLDQGCDITGSGFSASEGRSLILNSNGVSIEDEGTGFGIGLSVTMQKDGKIATAYNSQSSRFFDLDGEKLAIEVCNLAKSSLDTKPVETNDYDVVLDYYAATGLLQTFMSAFNGENVMRGRSILKDKMGSEIANPNLTIIDNPLLEKGMYTSKCDGEGSVSQKTDLIKDGTLNSFIYDIYTANKAGVETTSNGLRGSYLTTPMISPTNLEFKFKDMKELSEIKKGVLTTSVLGAHTANPISGDFSVEASNAFKIENGELTDPINKAMISGNIFEIMKKVEGLQSEIKQYGSFIIPKLLVHDLRVVGQN
- a CDS encoding GyrI-like domain-containing protein — translated: MESEVKVIPEQKLAVINCKTPITDLEIFLSMLMGWIDAEDIKTDGEPFIVYFSPRHQVNEGDAVYDVSIPIKEDANETDRIRVVDMISNKVLSGRHYGPVDNIMETYEKLVDIAQENHYDIIGSPKEVLVKNVHNCDNEKDYITEIQLPIIEM